CACTGCATAAACAAGCCTCGACTGCCCCAAAACAGTCTCAGGCTTCGCTAAAAGAGGAAGAACTGCCCCCAAAGTGCCCCAGAAGTAACCTCAGACGCTACTAAAGCCACAAATGCCCCAACACTCCTAATGTGCTTCGAGCCGCTCTAAAACATCCCCAGTCCCCTATACAGCCCTTCTGACACAGAAAATCTAAATAAGCTCAAATTGCCCCAACATGCCCAAGAAGCCCCAAAAATGTTCATATCGAATCTCCTCCTCCACCGTGTCCCCCTACGGCGGCCGAAGAGGTCCAAAAATCGCTCTGTTCCcccatccttctcctccccccCCGCCCTATGGCAGCTAGCGGGGACAAATAAACTTCTGGTTCACTAAATGGTTTACTATTATTATACCTTAatatattctgtttatttttattatagcTGTGGCTGTTCCGTGTCCCGCTTTCCTAAAGCGGCCGCAGAGACCCAAAAAGCCCTCGCATGCGCAATGGCCGTTCAGCGGTGAAGATGGCGGCGTCCATGGGCCTTCTCTCCGTACGGCGGCCAGCGGGGTCAAAAAGCCGCCGTGCCCCCATCCCGTCCGCCCGCGTCCCCACAGAAgccaaagaaacccaaaaccatTCCTTGTCCTCTCGTCAATTCTCCCCCATCTACAGCGGCGGGTGAGGCTCCCGTTATCCTGCGCATGCGCAGTGAGGGCTCCTGGGGGAGATGGCGGCGAGACTCAAACAATCCCAATATAGTTTTCTGCGCATGCGCAATATCAATCCCGGGGAAGATGGCTGCGCTTTCTGTGCCCTCCCTCTGTACGGCGGCCGGCGTGGGCTCCAAGACCCGCCCCGCGCGGGCCCGGCGCATGCGCCACGCGGGGGGAAGATGGCGGCGTCCTCGCTGGAGCAGAAGCTGTCGAGGCTGGAGGCGAAGCTGAAGCAGGAGAACCGCGAGGCGCGGCGGAGAATCGACCTCAATCTCGACATCGGCCCTGCCCGCGCCCGCCCCAGTAAGCGGGGCCGGGGCAGGCCGGGGAAACGGGGANNNNNNNNNNNNNNNNNNNNNNNNNNNNNNNNNNNNNNNNNNNNNNNNNNNNNNNNNNNNNNNNNNNNNNNNNNNNNNNNNNNNNNNNNNNNNNNNNNNNNNNNNNNNNNNNNNNNNNNNNNNNNNNNNNNNNNNNNNNNNNNNNNNNNNNNNNNNNNNNNNNNNNNNNNNNACTTTAGGGGCATTTTGGGGCACTTCGGGTCTGTTGGTGGGACCAGAGTGTTTTTAGGGGGCTCCGAGGCTGTTTTGGAGGGTTGAGGACAATTTAGGGGTGTTTTGGGCAGTTTAGGGGCGTTGGAGCAGTTTAGGGACATTTTAGAGCAGACCTGGATTGTTCGAGGAGTTGCAGGCTGGTTCGAGGATGTTTAGGGACATTTTGGGGCAGTTCCGGATTGTTTGGTGGCGTCCCAGGGTGCTGGGGATagttttggggatttggggacatttggggttgttttggggctgtttgGAGCGGTTTAGGGACATTTTAGATTTGTCTGGGGTGATCGGGGGGACTCTGTGGGGGATCCGAGGCTGTTTTAGGGTTTTAAGGACAATTTAGGGGATTTCATGGGGGTTTAGGAACTTTTGGGGCAATTTTGGGTTGTCGGGAGTGTTTGGGGCAGTTTAGGGCAGTTCTGGGTGGGTTTAGGGGAATTTGAGGCTGTTCTGGGGCATTTGGGGCCGTTTTTGGCCGTGTTTGGGGCAGTTCAGGGGCACTTTGGATCAGTTCAGGGCTGTTTGTGGAGTCGGGGGGTTTTATGGTGTGTCCGAGGCTGTTACCGGGATATTGAGGACAATTCAGGGTATTCTGTGGcaatttgggggtttttagtGGTGTTTCAGCCTGTTTTGGGGTATTTGGGGCCATTTTTGTGATGTTTGAGGCAGTTTAGGGACAATTTGGGACAGTTAAGGATTGTTTGTAGGGCTTGGGGGTTTTATGGGGGATTCGAGGCTGGTTTTGAGGTGTTGGGGACAATTTTGGGGTAGTTTAGGAGCAGTTTGGGGGAGTTTGAGGTTGGTTTGCGGGGCAGGGTGTTTTGGGGGGGGTCTGGGGCAATTTGGGGGGTATGGAGGGGGGAATTTGGGGACTTACAGTGAGGTTTTGTGGGCTCTGGGGGGGGGTTGGgagtgggatttttggggtgtttccCCCCCCAGTTGTCACCACGAGGACCCCCCCCATCAGGTAGGACCCCTCAGTGAATATTTTCCAGCAGTATTTTAggattttccaggattttctggGCCGGGGGGAGCAGACCCCTCCgctccccctccctcctcccctctttcccctccaCCCTTTCAAATTTAAGCTCATGTTTATCCCCCACAATTTAAATTCATCACCCCCAAATTACTTCCTGTTGCCCTCTCCCTGCCAAATTAAGGTGATTTCCCTaccaatttaaattttttttttccactgaatttcGTTCCTGTCCCTCCCCCAGTTTCATCTCTGTCCTCTCCCccaatttaatttcatttaaattttgtttaaatgtctGTCCCCCCCAATTAAGCTCCTGTACCCCGATTTCATTCCTGTTCCCCCAACTTCAACTCAATTTTATTTGTCCCCCCAAATTGAAATTAAGTTCTGCCTCACCCTACTTAAAACTCATCCCCCTTAACTTAATTAATTTCCCCCAACTTAAGTCCATTTTTGTTTCCCCAATTTAAATTTGTGTCTTtccaatttaattaatttctgtctcCCCCATTTAATTAATTCCCCacacaatttaaatttatatctGGCCGTTATTTTAATTCACTCCCCCAATTTAAATTAAGTTCTGTCCCCCAAATTCAACCCCATTCCCCCAATAGgttcttttataatttattctctttttctttctgtttttttcccccccattttttattttctccttgtgctcccccatgtcccccccaccccaaaattcCAGTCATCGTCATCACCCTTAGCCCCGCTCCCGCTCCGTCCCAGCGAGCAGGTACCTACTCTCCCCCCGCAAAATTTGGGGACCCCCACCCCATGTTAACCTCCCCTTGCCTCACTTTCCCCTCTCTGAGCAGCTTtgccccctcccttcccctcaaAATTTGGGGACCCTCTCCCCATTTTAACCACCTCGTGCTTCAGtttcctcccccctcccccagaGCAGTTTCTTTgccccctctcctccctccatGTAACCCCCCCTGAATGACCCCCTGGAATGGCCCTTCTTtccccacccccaccccagAATGTcccccctgtgtcccctccccttCCCGTGGCTGTGGCATGGAGTGGCCCCCCCGGCCCCGTGAAGCATGCGGCCGCTCGGGATgggaaaaatggggggaaactgagaaaaattgGAGAAGATGGGAGGGCTCAGAATGGGGAAAATCGGAGGGATGGGTAGTgggatgggaagaggaaaaaatggggGAGAAATGGGTAAAATTGGGCAGGAAGGGGGGGAATTGAAGGAGAATGGGGCAGAAATGGGGGAAATTGGGGAAATGGAGCAGGAATGGAGGAAAATGGTGTAAGAAAAGGCAAAACGGGGTAGGAATGTGAGAAATCCGGAAACAAGAGGGGAGAATGGGAGGAAATGTGGAAAAGTGGAGCAGGAATGGGGGAAATGGAGGGAAAtaggaaactggaaaaaatgaggaaaagttGGCCAGGAATGGGGGAAAACTGAGGGTGGAGAAATAGggcaggaagaagagaaatgaggaaaatttgGTGGTAATTGCAGGAAAACGGGGCAGGCAGGGGAAAAATGGGGCAAGAACTGGGAAAAAGGGGCAGGAAACTGCAAAAGAGGAGAGTAAGGGccaaaattttggaaaaatagCACAGAATGAGAGTTGGGACTGACTGGAAATGGGGCCAGACTGGGGCTGGAATGGGGCCAGAGTGGTTCAAactggggctgtgtccctggggaaaggggaaggtgggggaggggggtggggCTGGTAGGGgctcactgtgctgctgccccCCTGCCCCCTCCCCCCATTTATGGGGTTCCGATCTTTCTCCCCCAGTTTTGAGGTCTTGACGAGTCTGTCGTCTGTTTTTTGGGTCCTGATGTTTTTCCCCTCGTTTTTTGGGGTTCCTGACATGTCTGTTCCCCATTTTTATGTTCCTTACAAGTCTCTTCAGTTTTGGGCTTCCTGACTTTTCTTTTGCCCCCACACCCCAATTTTGGGGTTTctgactggttttttttgtcccctCACCTCAATTTTGAGATTCGTGGTTGGTTTCTCTCTCCCCCCACCCCGGATTTTGGGGTTCTTGCTGTTTCTCTCACCATTTTTGGTGTCCCTGATGCTTGTCTCTATTTTTAGCGTTCTCTTCCTGTTTTATATGATTCTCTCCCTCATTTTTGgattttctctccatttttggAGTTCTCTGCCCTGTTTTTGGGATTCTGTCTCTCCCCAGTTTTGGAGGTCTCTCCCCTTTTTTTGGGGTCCCCATTTTTGTGGTTCTCTCCCAATTTTTGAGGTTCTCTCCCTGTTTTTGGGGTCTCTGACACTCTTTTCCATCCATTTCTGGGGTTCTCTTCCCATTTTGGGGGTCTCTGTCCATTTTTGGGGTCCCTGactctgctctcccctccagccctgcagctgcctctggtgAGTGAGGGGGTCCGGGGGGGGCCCCCCGAGAGCCCCCAGCCTGCGCCCCCCCCCAGACCCCGGCAGATGCTGGGACTGCCCCCGCCCCCCTTCCTGGTGCCGCGCAGCCTGGAGAGGTGAGGATGTGCTCCTGAATCCTGATTGGCTGATGGGGGAGGCCTAGCAGCTGATTGGCCAAAGGTTTGGGGGATCTTGTTCCCTGATTGGCTGGAGCTCTGGGTAGTGTTGTGTTCTCATTGACCAGTGCTTTGGGGTGATCTCTTGCACTGATTGGCTGCAGCAGATCCTGCAGCTGTTGATTGGTTGATGGTTTAGAGGATCTTGGTTGCTGAAATGCCCTGAGTTGATTGGCTGAGCTTTCCCGTTGCCCCTCCAGCATCGAGATCGACCAGAAGCTGCAAGAGATCATGAAACAGACGGGGTACCTGACCGTAGGTGGACAGGTGAGATGGGGGGATTACCTGGCTGTGGGGGGCACAGTTGCGAATGAGGCAGGGGGATAGGAGGGGGTTATTTGTGAGGAGGTTATTTGGCTGTGGAGGGGTTACCTGGCTGCGGGGGGCACAGGTGAGGATGGGGGGTGTTACCTGGTTATGGGGGCCCAGGTGAGTCCAGGGGTATCCCAGGTGACTCCCCCATTTCCTCCCCTGCCCCGCAGCGGTACCAGGCGGAGATCAATGACCTGGAGAACCTGGGCGAGATCGGCAGCGGCACCTGCGGGCAGGTGTGGAAGATGCGATTCCGCAAGACTGGCCATGTCATTGCCGTCAAGGTGAGAGCGCTTGTGTCCCCTGTGcttggggacattggggtgACCCCTGTGATCCCCCCGTGACACCTGTGGGTCCCCCCAGCAAATGCGGCGCTCGGGGAACCGTGAGGAGAACAAGCGGATCCTGATGGACCTGGACGTGGTGCTCAAGAGCCATGACTGCCCCTACATCGTGCAGTGCTTCGGCACCTTCATCACCAACGTAGGCACCTGGAGGGCTGGAGGGTCTGGATCCATCCATGGGCTCCCCTCAGTGCTGCCCACAGTGCTCCCAGTCGCCCCAGTAACCCCTTTCCCCCAGACCGACCTGTTAATCACCATGGAGCTTAGTGCTCCCAGTGtatcccagtgctcccagtacaTCCCAGTGCTCCTAGTGCTCCCAGTATTGCTCCCAGTACCGCTCCCAATATCACTCAGTGCTCCCAGtactgctcccagtgctgccagttCATCCCCTTTATCCCCCAGACGGACGTGTTCATCGCCATGGAACTCATGGGCACCTGTGCAGAAAAGCTCAAGAAGCGAATCCAGGGCCCCATCCCTGAGCGCATCCTGGGCAAGATGACAGTGGCAGTGAGTGTCATTGGGGACAGGGGGGGAcgctggggacaggcagggggTCCCCAGGATCCAGTGCCCCATTCCCAAGTGGATCCTAAAcagggtgacagtgacagtgagcTGTGTGGGTGGCACCGGGGAAACACTGGGGACTGTCACTGCTGGTTCTCACAGATGGGGAAGGTGCTACTGTACTTGAAGGAGAAGCACGGGGTGACCCACAGGAGGACACTGGGGACAGTGGATGTCCTGGGCAGGGTGATATGGCAGTGAGCAGGGTGATGGTGATgcagaggtggcactgggaaCAGTGATGTCCATGTCCCATTCACAGATTGTGAAGGCGCTGCTGTACCTGAAGGAGAAGCACGGGGTGATCCACAGGGATGTCAAACCCTCCAACATCCTGCTGGACGAGCGGGGCCAAGTCAAGCTCTGCGACTTCGGCATCAGCGGCCGCCTCGTGGACTCCAAGGCCAAGACCCGGAGTGCAGGCTGTGCGGCCTACATGGCGGTGAGGGGACATCAGGACATCCCCTGTGCAGCCTACATGGGAgtgaggggacactggggacatgggATTAGGGACATCCCCCAGTCCCAGAGTGGGGTGTTTTGGGGGTATCGGGGCTGTTTGGGTTCCCAGGTTTGggggggctgcagcccaggtTTGGGGATGGGGCTGTTTGGGATCCCCCCCAGGTTAGGGGGTTATGGGGATCCCCCCAGCCTTAGGGTCTGTACCCCCCTCCCGGTGCCCCCCAATTCCATCCCTCCCACCCAGCCGGAGCGCATTGACCCCCCTGACCCCACCAAGCCTGACTACGACATCCGGGCAGACGTCTGGAGCCTCGGCATCTCCCTGGTGAGTGAGTGTCCCTAATGTCCCCAGAATGTCACCCAACCCGCCCCCAGTGTCCCTAAACTAGCTCAAAACAAGTCCCAACCTTCCCCAACTGCCCTAGCCAGCCGAGGCCTaccccagtgtccccaaacTGTGACCAACTGTCCCCAAGCTGTCCCCAACccaccccagtgtccccagctccccccagtgtccccagatGATCACCAACTGGCCCCAAACTGTCACTAGACTGCCCCAACCTGCCCCAAACTGTCCCCAAGTCCCCAGACTggccccagccagccccaaaTTTGCCACAGAttgtccccagctgctcccattGTCCCCAAGTGTTCCCAGATGGCCCCAAGGTCCCCAATGCCTCCCCAGTGTTCCCAGACTGGCCCCAACCTATCTCTGGGTTCCCAGCATGTCCCCACAGTGCCATCCCAGCCTGCAGTGCCACCTGTCCCTACAGTCCACCACCTGTCCCTGTCATCTGTCCctgtcacctgtgtcacacctATGTCACACCTGTCCATGTCACACGTGCCTGTGCCACAACTGTGTCATAGCTGTCACACCTGTGCCACACCTGTCACACATGTCCCACTTGTTGCAGGTGGAGCTGGCCACAGGGCAGTTCCCATACCAGAACTGCAAGACGGATTTCGAGGTGCTGACcaaggtgctgcaggaggatcCCCCCCTGCTGCCCCCCGCCATGGGCTTCTCCGGGGACTTCCAGGCCTTTGTCCGCGACTGGTGGGTGACAtgggggggacacagggacaccagggacacacaggggacatGGGGATCCTCAGCCCAGGGGATCCCCAAGATGCTCCAGGGACTCACAGGCCTCTGTCTGTGACTGGTGGATGACACAGGAATGGGGGAGACATGGGATCACAGCCCAGAGGGTCCCCAGGGTGCCAGCCCCGCTTCTCTGGGGAGTCCAAGGCCTTCATCTGGGACTGGTGGGGGACACAGGAGACATGGAGAGACATGGGGACATGGCCTGAGGGTCCCAAGATGCTtatcccctgtcccctcccccaGCCTCACCAAGGACCACAGGAAGAGACCAAAGTACAACAAGTTACTGGTGAGTGGTACCTGTCACCTGTCCCACCTGTCACCTGTTATTGTCACACTTGTCCTTGGCACACCTGTTATTATCATACCTGTCACCTCTCCTACCTGTTACCTGTTCAATCCCTGTCATGTTCCTTACATGTCTGCACCTGTGtctccatgtccctgtgtccccaaggCCATGTTCATGTCCTGTGTCCCCGTACTCACCTTGTCCCCAAACCCTCATCACTTGCTGCTCCATCTCCATGTCCTCCATGTCCATTGTGGTCACCATGTCTGCATATCCCCCAATGTCCCCATGTcatgtccctgctgtccctggtgtccccaatgtccccatgtccccacagGAGCACACCTTCATCAAGCGCTACGAGACGCTCGAGGTGGATGTGGCCACCTGGTTCAAGGACGTGATGGCCCGGACAGAGTCCCCGCGCCCGGGGGGTGGCTTGGGCCACCACCTGCCCTTCTTCACCAGGTAGCGCCCACCCGGCGCCGCCACGCCCGgcaggggacaccagggacagccctgggacaccTCCGGGGACAGGAACATTGGGGACAGCTGGGCCACACCCTGGGACAGGGCCACCCTCCTaggacagggacacccaggacAGAGATAatgccctgggctgggacacccaggacagggacacctgtGACACACCCTGGAGGTGGTGACACCTTTGCCACCCCCCTATGCCACCCAGCGTGATGGTGAACTGCCACGGCCACCACAGCCACGGCCCGGCCTGGAGTGTCCCCAGCttgtccctgtggtgtcccaGTGTGTCCCTGCCATCCCAGCATGTCCCCTCCCACTGTCCCTTCCTTCCCAAGGCCAGGGGACAGCCCTGTCACCTCGGTGTCCCCTtggctgtgcctcagtttcccacaGGGTCCCGTGTGGGGAccgggctggggacaggacagggagtTGGCACCAAGATTGTGTCACTCTGGGGTGTGACACCGGGGAGGTGACACGGGGAGGTAACAAACGGGGAGATGGCCCAGGGACGCGGACATGGCTAGGGGATGTGACATGGATGTGATGTGGATGTGACACCGAGGCCCGGGGCTGTGGCACTCTCCCCTGAGGGGACACGGAGGTGGCACCAGGACCGGGGATGTGACACAgaggtggcacttggggacatggagATGGCGCAGGAACgtggcacaggggacagtgTGGAGAGCCAGCACGAGGATGTGACAGCA
The DNA window shown above is from Parus major isolate Abel unplaced genomic scaffold, Parus_major1.1 Scaffold341, whole genome shotgun sequence and carries:
- the MAP2K7 gene encoding dual specificity mitogen-activated protein kinase kinase 7 isoform X3; this translates as MAASSLEQKLSRLEAKLKQENREARRRIDLNLDIGPARARPIIVITLSPAPAPSQRAALQLPLVSEGVRGGPPESPQPAPPPRPRQMLGLPPPPFLVPRSLESIEIDQKLQEIMKQTGYLTVGGQRYQAEINDLENLGEIGSGTCGQVWKMRFRKTGHVIAVKTDVFIAMELMGTCAEKLKKRIQGPIPERILGKMTVAIVKALLYLKEKHGVIHRDVKPSNILLDERGQVKLCDFGISGRLVDSKAKTRSAGCAAYMAPERIDPPDPTKPDYDIRADVWSLGISLVELATGQFPYQNCKTDFEVLTKVLQEDPPLLPPAMGFSGDFQAFVRDCLTKDHRKRPKYNKLLEHTFIKRYETLEVDVATWFKDVMARTESPRPGGGLGHHLPFFTR
- the MAP2K7 gene encoding dual specificity mitogen-activated protein kinase kinase 7 isoform X2, with amino-acid sequence MAASSLEQKLSRLEAKLKQENREARRRIDLNLDIGPARARPTLQLPLVSEGVRGGPPESPQPAPPPRPRQMLGLPPPPFLVPRSLESIEIDQKLQEIMKQTGYLTVGGQRYQAEINDLENLGEIGSGTCGQVWKMRFRKTGHVIAVKQMRRSGNREENKRILMDLDVVLKSHDCPYIVQCFGTFITNTDVFIAMELMGTCAEKLKKRIQGPIPERILGKMTVAIVKALLYLKEKHGVIHRDVKPSNILLDERGQVKLCDFGISGRLVDSKAKTRSAGCAAYMAPERIDPPDPTKPDYDIRADVWSLGISLVELATGQFPYQNCKTDFEVLTKVLQEDPPLLPPAMGFSGDFQAFVRDCLTKDHRKRPKYNKLLEHTFIKRYETLEVDVATWFKDVMARTESPRPGGGLGHHLPFFTR
- the MAP2K7 gene encoding dual specificity mitogen-activated protein kinase kinase 7 isoform X1; protein product: MAASSLEQKLSRLEAKLKQENREARRRIDLNLDIGPARARPIIVITLSPAPAPSQRAALQLPLVSEGVRGGPPESPQPAPPPRPRQMLGLPPPPFLVPRSLESIEIDQKLQEIMKQTGYLTVGGQRYQAEINDLENLGEIGSGTCGQVWKMRFRKTGHVIAVKQMRRSGNREENKRILMDLDVVLKSHDCPYIVQCFGTFITNTDVFIAMELMGTCAEKLKKRIQGPIPERILGKMTVAIVKALLYLKEKHGVIHRDVKPSNILLDERGQVKLCDFGISGRLVDSKAKTRSAGCAAYMAPERIDPPDPTKPDYDIRADVWSLGISLVELATGQFPYQNCKTDFEVLTKVLQEDPPLLPPAMGFSGDFQAFVRDCLTKDHRKRPKYNKLLEHTFIKRYETLEVDVATWFKDVMARTESPRPGGGLGHHLPFFTR